Genomic window (Paenibacillus sp. PK3_47):
ATTCATCTGAATTCAGCTATATGTCTAAAAAGGAAACCCAGAATATTGTAACATGTTTTAAAAACGCTTTCCTCAAAAACTTTCACTATTTATACATACATTTTCGCTCATATTCATGCCGGAATGCGAACGATTACATTGACATTACACAGCGTTATTATTTATCTGCATTAACGTTTTTTTCGTGAACCCTTGCCAGCAGATCTTTGAACTGTCCCAGCAGGCTGACGAATTCATCGGCTGACAGCATCGTTCCTTCTACCATTTTACCGGGAATACATGCCGCTTCACTCCGCAGCTCCCAGCCTTTTTCGGTAGGAGAAATCAGCACCTTCCGCTCATCCTGGATGGAACGCTCGCGTACAATCAGCCCCGCAGCCTGCAGACGTTTGAGAAGCGGCGTCAGCGTACCGGAGTCTAAATAAAGAGCTTCACCGAGTTCCTTAACCGTACATTGCTGTTTCTCCCAGAGAACGATCATGACCAGGTACTGGGAATAGGTCAGGCCGATCTTGTCCAGATGAGGCTGATACATCTTCGTAAATTCCCGGGAACAGGCGTAAATGGTAAAACAAAGCTGATTATCAAGCATTAGCTCAGGGGATGTTGTTGACTTTTGCATTTTCTTCACCTGCCTTTATGACATTATTTTATCATAATTCCTCTGCAATATCATGTTAATAGCGAAAAATATATTGACTATTATTTATATTGTGTTAAATTAGATTGTGTACAATATAAATTGATTTGAACGGGAGCGATTTTATTATGATGACTATTCAGCAGAAAATGTATGAAACTACAGTAAAAGCAGTAGGCGGAAGAAACGGATATATTGAATCGGAAAGCCCTAAGCTTAATTTGAACATCAGCACTCCGCGCGAAATGGGCGGCGCCGGCGGGGAAGGCACCAATCCTGAGCAGCTGTTCGCAGCCGGATATTCCGCATGCTTCGACAGCGCACTCAACATGGTGGCCCGTATGGGTAAAGTAAAAATTGAAGGCAGCGAAGTCACTGCAACCGTCAGCTTCGGTAAAGTTGAAGACGGCGGATTCGGCATTGCTGTCAAGCTTGATGTCCTGGTTAAAGGTGTAGACAAGGACACCGCAGCACAGCTGGTTGAAGCGGCTCACGGTGCGTGTCCTTATTCCCGTGCGACCCGGGGCAACATTGCAGTTGAACTGAATGTTCTGTAAATTCACCTTACACTCTCTCTGAACATCTCTCCGGCTTTAAAAATAGTCAGTAATACACATGACAAAATACCTTGCCGCCGGAATTGCGGGAAGGTATTTTGTCGTCCACCAGCTTCTTATGTCAGGCCTTTTCTGCCGCTAATCCTCCGTAATCACTTGACGGTCCAGATTGCGGTACTGCACTGCCTCCGCCAGGTGGGCGGAGCTGATCTCTGCCGCTCCTTCCAGGTCGGCAATTGTCCGCGCAAGCTTGATGATCCGGTCATGTGCCCGCATACTCAGCCCGAGACTTTCCAGTATGGCATGCAGCAGCACACTCCCTTCTTTGCCCAAAGCCGCATATTTGCGCAGCGCTGCCCCTGATAATTCGCTGTTCCAGGAGATCGGAAGATGCTTATAACGGCTTTCTTGTACCGCCTGTGCCTTCAGCACTTCCGCGCGCATTTCCGCTGAAGACAGCGATGGCGCCCCCTCATCCCAGCCTGCAGGACGCGGAACATCCACCTGCATATCAATCCGGTCCAGCAGCGGTCCGGAAAGCTTCGAACGGTACTGGGCAATCCGTGCAGGACTGCAGGTGCATTTTTGCATACCGCCGCTGCCAAGATATCCGCAGTTGCAGGGATTCATGGAGCAGGCCAGCAAAAACTGGGCCGGAAAAGAGAATGCCGCCCTTGCCCGGCTGATGGTCACAATCCGGTCTTCCAATGGCTGGCGCAGCACTTCAAGCACATTGCGCGTAAACTCCGGCAGCTCATCCAGAAAAAGAATGCCGCGGTGAGCGAGACTGACCTCCCCGGGTTTTGGGATTCCTCCCCCTCCGATCAGACCGGCGGCAGAGATCGTGTGATGCGGAGACCGGAACGGACGTTCACGCAGCAGTCCGCTCCGGGCATCCTTCAGCTTGCCTGCAGCGCTGAAAATCTTGGTGACTTCCAGTGACTCCATGTCGCTAAGCGGGGGAAGAATTCCCGGCAGCCGTTTGATCAGCATCGTTTTCCCTGTCCCTGGCGGGCCCATCAGAACGATGTTGTGCATACCCGCTGCCGCAATGGTCAAGGCACGCTTGACGTGATTCTGACCCAGCACATCGCTGTAATCTTCCATTAGTCGATGTTCTTCCGAGGTCTGGGCTGCCGGATGACCGGCTCCTGGGATATATCTAAGATGTTCAAGACTTACTGCCTGGACCGGAAGACGGCCTTTGGCTCCTGCTGCCCCAGACCTGACACTCACCGGAAAAGGCAGTGTATCCTGCGCTGCCTGTTCACCAAGGGGAATATCCGCGCCGGCCTTCAATGAAGATCCATCAGACATTCCTGCAGCCTCATCTCCCGGCTGATGCAGCTGCCGCAAATGCTCAAGGGCATAGATCTTCATTCCGCTGATCAGTGAAGCTTCGGCAGCATTGCCATGCGGAACCAGCACAGCCTCAATCCCTGCGCAGCGGGCAGCCTCCACCATCGGGAGTACACCGGTTATCTGCCGCAGGCTCCCGTCCAGCGCCAGCTCACCGATGAGCAGCATTTGGTCTGCAGCCGGCATAACCAGCTGTCCGCTTGTCGTGAGGATTCCGATGGCTATAGCGAGATCAAACGCAGAACCTTCCTTGCGCAAATCCGCAGGAGCAAGGTTCACTGTCACCCGCTGCTGGGGATACCGGTAGCCGCAGTTTTTGACCGCAGCCCGCACTCTCTCCACCGCCTCCCGGATTGCCGAGTCCGGCAGCCCGATGATATGGGTCTGCGGCAGACCGTTGGCCAAATCAATCTCGACACCGATTATAACGCCTTCGATTCCGTACAGGCATGCGCTGTGCATTTTTCCGTACATAAATAAAAAACACCTCTTTTTCCGAATTACACTCCTGACAGAGTGATATGGCTTCAAGAAAAAGGGTGCTTCCTCATTTTCTGATATCGATATTTATAGTATACAAATGATCCTTGAGAAGAATCAATAGCTGGCGGCAAACAAATACAGACTTGCACCCTCCAGTGAAAATTGCGCGAAATCCGCCGTCCGTTTATGGTTGTCTGACCTGCATATGTATGCAAGGATGCTTGTTGACAGGCAGCATTATCCTTCTTCGCTAACCATCACCGCATTTTTGATTTGCCCGAATGAGAGCGGTGTATAGCCCCAATGCTCTACACACACATTAAAATGATTTTTCCCCTCATATTTTTGACCGTGGATATGACCGTGTACATTTACGTATGGCATATGTTTGTTCATATACATGGGTTCATGGGAGAGGAAAAAAAAGTCCTTATAAATCAGAGGATACTCATTCACTTCATCAAAGCCGGCTTCCAGCCACCAGCTCCGGCCCCGCCCGCGGTCGTGATTGCCGAGTATGAGGATTTTGTAACCGTTCAGGGCATTCACGATTCCGCGGGTTGCCTCCAGATTCAGAAACGAAAAATCTCCGAGATGAAACACAGTATCCTGAGTTCCAACCACTGAGTTCCAGCTTTCAATCATCGCCCGGTCCATTTCTTCAGCACTTTTAAAAGGCCGTGATTCAAAATCAATAATCTGCTTATGGCCAAAATGGTGATCCGAAGTAAAAAATACGTTAGACATCCTGCTTACACCCAGCTTTCTGAT
Coding sequences:
- a CDS encoding organic hydroperoxide resistance protein → MMTIQQKMYETTVKAVGGRNGYIESESPKLNLNISTPREMGGAGGEGTNPEQLFAAGYSACFDSALNMVARMGKVKIEGSEVTATVSFGKVEDGGFGIAVKLDVLVKGVDKDTAAQLVEAAHGACPYSRATRGNIAVELNVL
- a CDS encoding MarR family transcriptional regulator, producing MLDNQLCFTIYACSREFTKMYQPHLDKIGLTYSQYLVMIVLWEKQQCTVKELGEALYLDSGTLTPLLKRLQAAGLIVRERSIQDERKVLISPTEKGWELRSEAACIPGKMVEGTMLSADEFVSLLGQFKDLLARVHEKNVNADK
- a CDS encoding YifB family Mg chelatase-like AAA ATPase, producing MYGKMHSACLYGIEGVIIGVEIDLANGLPQTHIIGLPDSAIREAVERVRAAVKNCGYRYPQQRVTVNLAPADLRKEGSAFDLAIAIGILTTSGQLVMPAADQMLLIGELALDGSLRQITGVLPMVEAARCAGIEAVLVPHGNAAEASLISGMKIYALEHLRQLHQPGDEAAGMSDGSSLKAGADIPLGEQAAQDTLPFPVSVRSGAAGAKGRLPVQAVSLEHLRYIPGAGHPAAQTSEEHRLMEDYSDVLGQNHVKRALTIAAAGMHNIVLMGPPGTGKTMLIKRLPGILPPLSDMESLEVTKIFSAAGKLKDARSGLLRERPFRSPHHTISAAGLIGGGGIPKPGEVSLAHRGILFLDELPEFTRNVLEVLRQPLEDRIVTISRARAAFSFPAQFLLACSMNPCNCGYLGSGGMQKCTCSPARIAQYRSKLSGPLLDRIDMQVDVPRPAGWDEGAPSLSSAEMRAEVLKAQAVQESRYKHLPISWNSELSGAALRKYAALGKEGSVLLHAILESLGLSMRAHDRIIKLARTIADLEGAAEISSAHLAEAVQYRNLDRQVITED
- a CDS encoding phosphoesterase — its product is MSNVFFTSDHHFGHKQIIDFESRPFKSAEEMDRAMIESWNSVVGTQDTVFHLGDFSFLNLEATRGIVNALNGYKILILGNHDRGRGRSWWLEAGFDEVNEYPLIYKDFFFLSHEPMYMNKHMPYVNVHGHIHGQKYEGKNHFNVCVEHWGYTPLSFGQIKNAVMVSEEG